A region from the Leptolyngbya sp. 'hensonii' genome encodes:
- a CDS encoding ribosomal protein L7/L12 — MKKSSKVCLPGWLKALPLAVSLALAAEMTVPVQTQARSEAAQPGMELSLRPERQPALAATVAVNPTQTLIQPYLAQVDGLAIPVWVFPIVILGGGLIFAPQLGFLFGLVVVGDREVGIVVKKFASRNLPPGRLVALEKEAGLQADTLAPGWHWGYWPWQYSVRREPVVVIPQDEIGLVVANDGASIPPERILGKAVICDNFQDGRKFLTRGGEKGRQLGIITTGTYRINTGLFTVITSENAAKHGMKPHQLRVYTVDQDTVGIATTLDGQPIEAGEIAGSTVPGHDNFQNTQKFIEAGGRRGLQEQVILSGSWNLNPWFVHVEQVPMTEVPIGYVGVVISFVGKSDIDVTGESFTHGSLVNPGDKGVWVTPLYPGKHPLNTKVMKVELVPTTNIVLNFTHRISGEHGYDSKLETLKLLSFDGFTFDLEVFQIIHIGALDAPKVISRLGSMQNVVDHVLRPIVGNYFRNSAQEYTILDFLIARSQRQAEAAEYVRAALRAYDVQAVDSLIGRITPPPELMQTLTDRKIAEEQQKTYEAQRIAQTQRQELVRETALADIQGQMVTATEGVKIAELEANARVKQASGEAEAIRLTGEAKADAYRAGVEALGDQGYTALQMMQIVGDRNVRVVPDVAVSGGSQGTGLLDGLMGMLLWNQSTPSSPSGNGKSKVKKPLPTASRPPAPEQSEISELPPAPIMTLPAPPPIQTISEFQIFLTTPPSGNRQEIAQAVQTLTGIDLQAAMDLVMEANIAPQIIGEYLSQTEVENYRRQLEAAGAMVTIEGM, encoded by the coding sequence ATGAAAAAATCATCAAAGGTTTGCTTGCCTGGTTGGCTGAAAGCTTTGCCTCTGGCAGTTTCTCTTGCTTTGGCGGCAGAGATGACGGTTCCGGTTCAGACTCAAGCCCGTTCGGAGGCTGCTCAGCCGGGGATGGAACTCTCCTTGCGTCCTGAGAGACAACCGGCACTGGCAGCTACAGTGGCGGTCAACCCAACCCAAACCCTGATCCAACCTTATCTGGCTCAAGTAGATGGTCTGGCCATTCCAGTCTGGGTCTTTCCGATCGTGATCCTTGGGGGTGGGCTCATCTTTGCCCCCCAGTTGGGCTTCCTATTTGGACTGGTGGTCGTGGGCGATCGGGAAGTTGGGATTGTGGTTAAGAAATTCGCCAGTCGCAATCTGCCCCCTGGGCGGTTGGTGGCCCTGGAGAAAGAGGCTGGGCTGCAGGCCGATACTCTGGCTCCGGGTTGGCACTGGGGTTACTGGCCCTGGCAGTATTCCGTCCGACGAGAACCCGTGGTGGTGATTCCCCAGGATGAGATTGGCCTGGTAGTAGCCAATGATGGGGCATCGATTCCACCAGAGCGCATTCTGGGTAAAGCGGTGATCTGCGATAACTTCCAGGATGGGCGCAAATTTCTCACCCGGGGAGGCGAAAAGGGTCGGCAACTCGGAATTATCACCACAGGGACTTACCGAATCAATACCGGTTTGTTTACTGTCATCACCTCTGAGAATGCAGCCAAGCATGGGATGAAACCCCATCAACTGCGGGTCTATACCGTAGACCAGGATACGGTTGGGATTGCCACAACTCTGGATGGACAACCGATCGAAGCAGGTGAGATTGCCGGTTCCACCGTGCCGGGGCACGACAATTTCCAGAATACCCAGAAGTTCATTGAAGCCGGAGGTCGGCGGGGTTTACAGGAACAGGTGATCCTATCCGGTTCCTGGAACTTGAATCCCTGGTTTGTCCATGTGGAGCAGGTGCCGATGACGGAGGTCCCGATCGGGTATGTCGGGGTGGTCATCTCCTTTGTGGGTAAGTCTGATATCGATGTCACCGGTGAGTCCTTTACCCACGGCAGCCTGGTCAATCCGGGGGATAAAGGAGTCTGGGTAACGCCCCTCTATCCTGGTAAACACCCCCTCAATACCAAAGTGATGAAGGTCGAACTGGTGCCGACCACCAATATTGTCCTTAACTTCACCCATCGGATCAGTGGGGAGCATGGCTACGATTCTAAGCTAGAGACCCTAAAGCTCCTGTCCTTTGATGGCTTTACCTTTGATCTGGAAGTGTTCCAGATTATCCATATTGGGGCTCTGGATGCTCCCAAGGTGATCTCCCGTCTGGGGTCGATGCAGAATGTGGTGGATCATGTGCTGCGCCCGATCGTCGGCAACTATTTTCGGAATTCGGCCCAGGAATATACGATCCTGGACTTTTTGATCGCCCGCAGTCAACGGCAGGCGGAAGCTGCAGAATATGTGCGGGCAGCTCTGCGGGCCTATGATGTCCAGGCGGTGGATAGCTTGATTGGCCGGATTACCCCACCTCCCGAACTGATGCAGACCCTGACCGATCGCAAGATTGCGGAAGAACAGCAGAAGACCTACGAAGCCCAGCGCATTGCCCAAACCCAGCGGCAGGAACTGGTGCGGGAGACAGCACTGGCAGACATTCAGGGCCAGATGGTCACCGCCACAGAAGGGGTGAAAATCGCTGAACTGGAGGCCAATGCGCGGGTGAAACAGGCATCCGGGGAAGCCGAAGCCATTCGCCTGACCGGGGAAGCCAAAGCTGATGCCTACCGGGCTGGTGTGGAAGCTCTGGGCGACCAGGGCTACACGGCCCTGCAGATGATGCAAATTGTCGGCGATCGCAATGTGCGGGTTGTCCCCGATGTGGCCGTCAGTGGGGGTAGCCAGGGCACTGGACTGTTGGATGGCCTGATGGGGATGTTACTCTGGAACCAATCCACCCCATCTTCCCCCTCCGGCAACGGCAAAAGCAAGGTGAAAAAGCCCCTCCCAACGGCTTCTCGCCCACCCGCCCCCGAGCAATCTGAGATCTCTGAACTGCCACCGGCCCCCATCATGACCTTGCCCGCCCCACCACCCATCCAGACCATCTCTGAATTTCAGATTTTCCTGACAACACCGCCCAGCGGCAATCGGCAGGAAATTGCCCAGGCGGTTCAGACCCTGACTGGCATCGACCTCCAGGCAGCCATGGATCTGGTCATGGAGGCCAACATCGCTCCGCAAATTATTGGCGAGTATCTCTCTCAGACTGAAGTCGAGAATTATCGTCGCCAATTGGAAGCCGCCGGAGCTATGGTGACGATCGAAGGGATGTAG
- a CDS encoding antibiotic biosynthesis monooxygenase, with translation MSEISRNTQDSPVTVVISRRVKPGCEAKFEAFLAGVTATCGQFPGYLGSSIFRPASADDPEYRVVFKFDRLSHLRRWENSEERQTWFTQAAALTDRPPEIQVLTGLETWFTLPGKATIVPPLRYKMALVTWVTVFPLITVISIVLQNQLSLLPTILRVMVVTAIAVPMMTYLLMPKMTLLFAKWLYPSPLTNPADQMVEEPLTLTPSSEPPLAIMQSLPVAELKVEVDG, from the coding sequence ATGTCTGAAATCAGCAGGAACACTCAAGATTCTCCTGTCACTGTCGTCATTTCACGACGAGTAAAGCCTGGATGTGAAGCTAAATTTGAGGCATTCTTGGCTGGAGTAACCGCCACCTGCGGGCAGTTTCCAGGGTACTTAGGCAGCAGCATTTTTCGTCCAGCCAGCGCTGATGATCCAGAATATCGTGTTGTTTTTAAGTTCGATCGACTCAGTCATTTACGTCGTTGGGAAAACTCAGAAGAGCGCCAGACGTGGTTCACCCAAGCAGCCGCGTTGACCGATCGCCCACCTGAGATTCAAGTCTTGACAGGCTTGGAAACCTGGTTCACCCTGCCGGGAAAGGCTACCATAGTGCCTCCTTTGCGCTACAAGATGGCACTGGTTACCTGGGTCACTGTTTTTCCACTCATTACAGTAATTTCTATCGTGCTTCAAAATCAATTGTCCCTACTGCCAACGATATTGCGTGTCATGGTTGTGACTGCGATCGCCGTTCCGATGATGACGTATCTCCTGATGCCCAAGATGACCCTGCTTTTTGCTAAATGGTTGTATCCCAGCCCCTTGACTAATCCAGCCGATCAAATGGTAGAAGAACCTCTTACCCTCACGCCAAGTTCGGAGCCACCTCTTGCCATCATGCAATCCTTACCTGTTGCTGAGTTAAAGGTTGAAGTGGATGGATAA
- a CDS encoding GNAT family N-acetyltransferase: MSHYLIAGADPEVVFNFPFMNIEYRYDAKITVEAAIDLYKRSTLGERRPIDRPDIFEGMLNNANLIITAWDGERLVGISRSLTDFTYVAYLADLAVDAEYQRRGIGKRLIQETKQRLERECMVVLLAAPMANEYYPRIGFEHNPRAWVLRGG; encoded by the coding sequence ATGAGTCATTACCTGATTGCAGGGGCAGATCCTGAAGTCGTTTTCAATTTCCCGTTCATGAACATCGAATACCGTTACGACGCCAAGATCACTGTTGAGGCCGCCATTGACCTCTACAAACGTTCCACTCTTGGGGAGAGGCGGCCTATCGATCGCCCTGACATATTTGAGGGCATGCTCAACAATGCCAATCTCATCATTACTGCTTGGGATGGAGAGCGCTTGGTTGGGATCTCTCGTTCCCTCACCGACTTCACCTATGTGGCCTACCTTGCAGACCTTGCTGTTGACGCCGAGTATCAGCGTCGTGGCATTGGTAAGCGTCTCATCCAAGAAACCAAGCAAAGACTAGAGCGTGAGTGTATGGTCGTTCTGTTAGCGGCACCGATGGCTAATGAGTACTACCCGAGGATTGGTTTTGAACACAACCCTCGGGCATGGGTGCTTAGGGGTGGTTAA